The following proteins come from a genomic window of Pseudomonas hygromyciniae:
- a CDS encoding heavy metal response regulator transcription factor, giving the protein MRVLIIEDEEKTADYLHRGLTEQGYTVDVARDGIEGLHLALESDYAVIVLDVMLPGLDGFGVLRALRARKQTPVIMLTARERVEDRIRGLREGADDYLGKPFSFLELVARLQALTRRSGGHEPVQVSIADLWIDLISRKASRAGLRLDLTAKEFSLLSVLARRQGEILSKTAIAEMVWDINFDSDANVVEVAIKRLRAKLDGPFEHKLLHTIRGMGYVLENRSVE; this is encoded by the coding sequence ATGCGCGTCCTGATTATTGAAGACGAAGAAAAAACCGCCGACTACCTGCATCGCGGGCTGACGGAACAAGGCTACACGGTAGACGTGGCCCGCGACGGCATCGAAGGCCTGCACCTGGCCCTGGAAAGCGACTACGCGGTGATCGTGCTCGATGTGATGCTGCCCGGCCTCGACGGCTTTGGCGTGCTGCGCGCACTGCGGGCCCGCAAGCAGACCCCGGTGATCATGCTCACCGCCCGCGAGCGTGTGGAAGACCGTATTCGCGGCCTGCGCGAAGGTGCCGACGATTATCTGGGCAAGCCGTTTTCCTTCCTCGAACTGGTGGCGCGCCTGCAAGCCCTGACCCGGCGCAGCGGTGGGCATGAGCCGGTACAGGTGAGCATCGCCGACCTGTGGATCGACCTGATCAGCCGCAAGGCCAGCCGCGCCGGCTTGCGCCTGGACCTGACGGCCAAGGAGTTCTCGCTGCTCAGCGTCCTGGCCCGGCGCCAGGGCGAAATCCTGTCGAAGACAGCGATTGCGGAAATGGTCTGGGACATCAATTTCGACAGCGATGCCAATGTGGTCGAAGTGGCGATCAAGCGCCTGCGGGCCAAGCTCGACGGGCCATTTGAGCACAAGCTACTGCACACCATCCGCGGCATGGGCTATGTGCTGGAGAATCGCAGTGTCGAGTAA
- a CDS encoding heavy metal sensor histidine kinase, whose product MSSNSIALRLSGMFTLVALVIFLLIGGALYQQVDRGLGLLPGAELDARYSVLESSITRFGTPDHWVKMASKLKLLGEEDTRIRFWVVSSDPTYEYGKPDARIREFAAGPTGKRDLYLPGHAYPFKVLVSQFPAKDQRPPLRFMIAIDTANFRATQHHLLMALISLAFVGVVLASLLGFWVARIGLKPLIKLSDEAQKLAPPKLSGRLQLSPLPPELKQFVNAFNSTLERVETAYSRLESFNADVAHELRSPLTNLIGQTQVALTRGRSAEHYFEVLQSNLEELERLRSIINDMLFLASADQGSKATKLIECSLADEVATTLDYLDFILEDAQVRVAVIGDAQVQIEKAHLRRALINLLNNAVQHTSPGQVIEVRIEVQEQQVLIGVTNPGELIASEHLPRLFERFYRVDASRSNSGANHGLGLAIVKAIALMHGGDVFVRSEHGGNTFGITLPM is encoded by the coding sequence GTGTCGAGTAACTCCATTGCCCTGCGCCTGAGCGGCATGTTCACCCTGGTGGCGCTGGTGATTTTCCTGTTGATCGGTGGCGCGCTGTACCAGCAGGTGGACCGTGGCCTGGGCTTGTTGCCGGGGGCCGAACTGGATGCGCGCTACAGCGTGCTGGAATCGTCGATCACGCGTTTCGGCACGCCGGATCATTGGGTGAAGATGGCCAGCAAACTCAAGCTGCTGGGGGAAGAGGACACACGCATTCGTTTCTGGGTGGTGAGCAGTGACCCGACCTACGAATACGGCAAACCCGACGCACGCATCCGCGAATTCGCCGCCGGCCCCACGGGCAAACGAGATTTGTACCTGCCGGGCCACGCCTATCCGTTCAAGGTGCTGGTCAGTCAGTTCCCGGCCAAGGACCAGCGCCCGCCGCTGCGCTTTATGATCGCCATCGACACCGCCAACTTCCGCGCCACCCAGCACCATCTGCTGATGGCGCTGATCAGCCTGGCGTTTGTCGGCGTCGTGCTGGCTTCGCTGCTGGGCTTCTGGGTCGCGCGCATCGGTCTCAAACCGCTGATCAAACTGTCGGATGAGGCGCAAAAACTGGCACCGCCAAAACTCTCGGGGCGCTTGCAGTTGTCGCCATTGCCACCGGAGCTCAAGCAGTTCGTCAACGCCTTCAACTCAACCCTGGAGCGGGTGGAAACCGCCTACTCACGCCTGGAGTCCTTCAATGCCGACGTGGCCCACGAACTGCGCTCGCCACTGACCAACCTGATCGGCCAGACCCAGGTGGCGCTGACCCGTGGCCGCTCGGCCGAGCATTACTTCGAAGTGCTGCAATCGAACCTGGAAGAGTTGGAGCGCCTGCGCTCGATCATCAACGACATGCTGTTCCTGGCCAGCGCCGACCAAGGCAGCAAGGCCACCAAACTGATTGAATGCTCCCTGGCCGATGAAGTGGCGACGACCCTCGACTACCTGGACTTCATCCTCGAAGACGCCCAGGTGCGGGTTGCAGTGATCGGCGATGCCCAGGTCCAGATCGAAAAGGCCCATTTGCGCCGGGCCCTGATCAACCTGCTGAACAATGCCGTGCAACACACCTCGCCGGGGCAGGTGATCGAGGTGCGGATTGAAGTGCAGGAGCAACAGGTGCTGATCGGCGTGACCAATCCAGGGGAGCTGATTGCCAGCGAACATCTGCCCCGGTTGTTCGAGCGTTTCTACCGCGTCGACGCCTCGCGCAGTAACAGCGGGGCCAATCATGGGTTGGGGCTGGCCATCGTCAAGGCGATTGCATTGATGCATGGCGGGGATGTGTTCGTGCGCAGTGAACACGGTGGCAATACCTTTGGTATCACCCTGCCCATGTGA